A genomic segment from Methanolobus zinderi encodes:
- a CDS encoding single-stranded-DNA-specific exonuclease RecJ yields the protein MNFNVEIQKLKDLARQAADVIDEQDYVRVISHNDADGLTSAGIICRALMKKGIRFHTTIVPRLDETVVDTVIESAGEDDLVLFCDMGSGQSDMISRISQDIVVLDHHVPVGESPAKVLVNPHLVGIDGAMHLSASGTTYLVAKALDESNVELAGLAIAGAVGDKQLMDTVNGTILEEAEEAGVISTRKGLKIGDGDIADVLEYTPEPYLDITGDREKIEDFLDILDLKGSISELSAEELKKLTSAIALKLAKKASPEAIDASIGDVYHLDREIVNNVYDMVAILNTCGRMEKAGMALSICMHDREHLEEAKEMAIEYQRSIVENINKALDELQIGNNIGYLITQDMESTGMVASTMVRFINPDMPFIAVNQVDELVKVSARGTRALVAKGLDLAFALREASAEVGGQGGGHNVASGASIPPGTAEEFISKVDEIVGSQLESGED from the coding sequence TTGAACTTCAATGTCGAGATCCAAAAACTTAAAGATCTGGCACGGCAGGCAGCTGATGTCATAGATGAGCAGGATTATGTCCGGGTGATATCACATAACGATGCAGACGGACTGACATCGGCAGGCATCATATGCCGTGCACTCATGAAAAAAGGAATTCGTTTTCACACCACAATAGTACCAAGGCTGGATGAGACTGTAGTGGACACTGTCATCGAGAGTGCAGGAGAAGATGACCTTGTCCTCTTCTGCGATATGGGAAGCGGGCAGTCTGATATGATCTCACGTATCAGCCAGGATATCGTTGTCCTGGATCACCATGTACCTGTGGGAGAATCTCCTGCAAAGGTACTTGTAAATCCTCATCTTGTAGGGATCGACGGAGCAATGCACCTGTCGGCTTCCGGGACCACATATCTTGTGGCAAAGGCGCTGGATGAGAGCAATGTAGAACTTGCAGGACTGGCAATTGCAGGAGCCGTAGGTGATAAACAACTCATGGACACCGTCAATGGTACGATCCTGGAAGAAGCTGAGGAAGCAGGTGTCATATCCACACGCAAAGGTCTGAAGATAGGAGACGGTGATATCGCCGATGTGCTTGAATACACACCCGAACCATATCTTGATATTACCGGTGACAGGGAAAAAATAGAGGATTTCCTTGATATCCTGGACCTTAAAGGAAGCATCAGCGAGCTTTCTGCCGAAGAACTGAAAAAGCTTACATCGGCCATAGCCCTCAAACTTGCTAAAAAGGCAAGTCCCGAAGCAATCGATGCGTCCATTGGTGATGTATACCATCTGGACCGGGAAATCGTCAACAATGTTTACGATATGGTAGCCATACTCAATACATGTGGCCGTATGGAAAAGGCCGGTATGGCACTTTCCATATGCATGCATGACCGGGAACATCTTGAAGAAGCAAAAGAAATGGCCATCGAGTACCAGCGCTCGATTGTTGAAAACATAAACAAAGCACTTGACGAACTACAGATAGGAAACAATATCGGCTATCTTATCACGCAGGACATGGAATCCACCGGAATGGTTGCAAGCACCATGGTCCGCTTCATCAATCCGGATATGCCCTTTATAGCTGTCAATCAGGTGGATGAGCTTGTGAAAGTCTCTGCAAGAGGTACAAGGGCACTGGTCGCAAAGGGACTGGACCTTGCATTTGCACTCCGGGAAGCTTCAGCAGAGGTAGGAGGTCAGGGAGGAGGACACAATGTAGCATCAGGAGCTTCCATACCTCCCGGAACTGCAGAAGAGTTCATCAGCAAGGTGGATGAGATAGTGGGTTCCCAGCTTGAAAGCGGTGAGGATTGA
- the glmU gene encoding bifunctional sugar-1-phosphate nucleotidylyltransferase/acetyltransferase, with the protein MKAVILAAGEGTRMRPLTESRPKVMLPIANKPMIEHTIDAAVAAGIRDFVLITGYHEDALKDYFGNCDNGISIEYVHQEQQLGTADAIGCAKGHVEGSFVVLNGDMLISAEHIRELISSDRDAVITVKEVDDPSHFGVIETDEDRVTKIIEKPANPPSNLANAGIYLFRDTIFDFIDRTELSPRGELEITDSLQMLIEAGGNVGYQVLKSEWIDIGRPWDLLDANKVLLGKMKGEIYGTVEPYATLKGDVTVGKGTIIRNGAYIIGPVTIGDHCDIGPNCFIRPSTAIGDSVHIGNAVEVKNSIIMDGTKIGHLSYLGDSIIGFNCNFGAGTKVANLRHDGKNIKCPVKGEVVDSGRRKLGVIMGDDVHTGINTSINVGTVMEAGSYSLPGEVVMPQKKN; encoded by the coding sequence ATGAAAGCCGTAATTCTTGCCGCAGGTGAAGGCACACGGATGCGTCCTCTTACGGAATCAAGACCAAAGGTGATGCTTCCCATAGCCAACAAACCAATGATAGAGCATACCATTGATGCTGCAGTTGCCGCCGGCATCAGGGATTTCGTACTTATAACCGGATATCATGAAGATGCACTCAAAGACTATTTCGGAAACTGTGACAATGGTATCAGCATAGAGTACGTACACCAAGAACAGCAACTTGGTACCGCCGATGCCATAGGTTGTGCAAAAGGCCATGTTGAGGGCAGTTTCGTAGTGCTCAACGGAGACATGCTGATAAGTGCGGAACACATCAGAGAGCTCATATCCTCTGACAGGGATGCTGTGATCACCGTAAAGGAAGTTGACGATCCTTCCCATTTCGGGGTGATAGAGACCGACGAAGACAGGGTTACAAAGATCATAGAAAAACCGGCAAACCCTCCAAGCAATCTTGCCAATGCTGGAATATATCTTTTCAGAGACACCATTTTTGATTTCATTGACCGGACCGAGCTTTCCCCAAGAGGTGAGCTGGAAATAACCGACTCCCTGCAGATGTTGATCGAGGCAGGAGGCAATGTCGGCTATCAGGTGCTAAAGAGCGAGTGGATAGACATAGGCAGACCCTGGGACCTGCTTGATGCCAACAAGGTACTTCTGGGAAAGATGAAAGGAGAGATATATGGCACTGTGGAGCCTTATGCAACCCTTAAAGGTGATGTCACTGTAGGCAAAGGTACTATAATACGCAACGGAGCATATATTATAGGGCCCGTGACCATCGGAGATCATTGTGATATCGGCCCAAATTGCTTTATCCGACCATCCACTGCAATAGGTGATAGTGTACATATCGGCAATGCTGTTGAAGTGAAGAACAGCATCATAATGGATGGTACCAAGATCGGACATCTCAGCTACCTTGGAGACAGTATTATTGGTTTTAACTGTAATTTCGGTGCGGGTACAAAGGTTGCCAACCTGCGTCATGATGGGAAGAACATCAAGTGTCCTGTAAAAGGAGAAGTCGTTGATTCCGGCAGGAGGAAACTTGGTGTCATTATGGGCGACGATGTACATACCGGTATCAATACAAGCATAAATGTAGGCACGGTCATGGAGGCCGGAAGCTATAGCCTTCCGGGAGAAGTTGTCATGCCACAAAAGAAAAACTAA
- a CDS encoding KEOPS complex subunit Pcc1 has translation MKIKTTVEFRDEDAGEIAERVARSLAPDNLTSMHTEITKKSAKIHISTEKITSLIATLDDLLMNAKVAEEVLEELEE, from the coding sequence ATGAAGATTAAGACCACCGTGGAGTTCAGGGACGAGGATGCGGGAGAGATTGCCGAAAGAGTTGCAAGGTCACTTGCACCGGATAACCTTACCAGCATGCATACTGAGATAACAAAGAAAAGTGCAAAGATACATATCTCCACGGAAAAGATCACTTCACTTATAGCCACCCTTGACGACCTGCTAATGAATGCAAAGGTGGCAGAAGAGGTGCTTGAGGAACTTGAAGAGTGA
- a CDS encoding uracil-DNA glycosylase has protein sequence MAKDRDRKIEKNPDHESMIQELINGGFEHIEKEIRQCANCSLHEGATNPVIMKGSRDPKVLFIGEAPGKTEDMTGIPFSGRAGKKLDEMIEYMDLSDKDYAVINVLKCRPPNNRKPRKTEVEQCKPFLMAQIEFLDPKVIILLGNTADEAFWGRKNMQWGVPVVDEDGRNILKIYHPAAMIYQRSRIEEQKELIDKNRNLWE, from the coding sequence TTGGCAAAGGATAGAGACCGGAAAATAGAAAAAAACCCGGACCACGAGTCCATGATACAGGAACTGATCAACGGAGGATTCGAACATATCGAAAAGGAGATCAGGCAATGTGCCAACTGCTCCCTCCACGAGGGTGCTACAAACCCTGTCATCATGAAGGGCTCCCGTGACCCGAAGGTCCTTTTTATCGGAGAGGCTCCCGGTAAGACCGAAGATATGACCGGCATTCCCTTTAGCGGCAGGGCCGGAAAGAAACTCGATGAGATGATCGAATATATGGATCTCTCAGACAAAGATTACGCTGTGATCAATGTTCTCAAATGCCGTCCCCCGAACAATCGCAAACCCCGCAAAACTGAGGTCGAGCAATGCAAGCCTTTCCTGATGGCACAGATCGAGTTTCTGGATCCGAAAGTGATCATACTGTTGGGAAATACTGCAGATGAAGCTTTCTGGGGTCGGAAAAATATGCAGTGGGGTGTCCCGGTAGTAGATGAGGATGGCAGAAATATTCTGAAGATATACCATCCTGCAGCTATGATCTACCAGAGATCAAGGATTGAAGAACAGAAGGAACTGATAGACAAGAACAGGAATCTCTGGGAGTAA